One Hordeum vulgare subsp. vulgare chromosome 4H, MorexV3_pseudomolecules_assembly, whole genome shotgun sequence DNA window includes the following coding sequences:
- the LOC123451003 gene encoding probable galacturonosyltransferase-like 1, translated as MSRLLALLLLFCAAAAAAPLPGFREAPHFTNSASARCPAPLGANADGDADAACSPRAAVHVAMTLDASYLRGTMAAVLSVLRHASCPESVHFHFLASAGSPARTAELVAAVRASFPSLAFRAYPFDESRVAGRISASVRGALDRPLNYARSYLAATLPPCVRRVVYLDSDVVLTDDVAQLAATPLPEGAAVAAPEYCGANFTAYFTPGFWASPALSRTFRGRRACYFNTGVMVLDLPRWRAAGYTAQIEGWMELQRRVRIYDLGSLPPFLLVFAGRIAAVDHRWNQHGLGGDNYRGLCRGLHAGPVSLLHWSGKGKPWDRLDAGRPCPLDAVWAKYDLLRPDTGIDSL; from the coding sequence GGAGGCGCCGCACTTCACCAACTCCGCCTCCGCGCGCTGCCCGGCGCCGCTAGGCGCGAACGCGGACGGGGACGCGGACGCCGCATGCTCGCCGCGCGCGGCCGTGCACGTGGCGATGACGCTGGACGCGTCCTACCTGCGGGGCACCATGGCCGCGGTGCTCTCCGTGCTGCGCCACGCATCCTGCCCGGAGTCCGTCCACTTCCACTTCCTCGCCTCCGCCGGGTCGCCCGCGAGGACGGCGGAGCTGGTGGCCGCCGTGCGCGCGTCGTTCCCGTCGCTGGCGTTCCGGGCGTACCCGTTCGACGAGTCGCGCGTGGCGGGCCGCATCTCGGCGTCCGTCCGCGGCGCGCTCGACCGCCCGCTCAACTACGCGCGCTCCTACCTCGCCGCCACGCTGCCGCCGTGCGTGCGCCGCGTCGTGTACCTCGACTCGGACGTCGTGCTCACCGACGACGTCGCGCAGCTCGCCGCCACGCCGCTCCCGGAGGGCGCGGCCGTAGCCGCGCCCGAGTACTGCGGGGCCAACTTCACCGCCTACTTCACGCCGGGGTTCTGGGCCAGCCCGGCGCTCTCCCGGACATTCCGCGGCCGCCGCGCCTGCTACTTCAACACGGGCGTCATGGTGCTCGATCTCCCCCGGTGGCGGGCGGCGGGGTACACGGCGCAGATCGAGGGGTGGATGGAGCTGCAACGGCGGGTGCGCATCTACGACCTCGGCTCGCTGCCGCCCTTCCTCCTCGTGTTCGCCGGCCGGATAGCCGCCGTCGACCACCGATGGAACCAGCACGGCCTTGGCGGCGACAACTACCGCGGCCTATGCCGCGGCCTGCACGCCGGGCCGGTCAGCCTGCTGCACTGGAGCGGCAAGGGCAAGCCGTGGGACCGGCTCGACGCCGGCCGGCCGTGCCCGCTCGACGCCGTCTGGGCAAAGTACGACTTGCTCCGGCCGGACACCGGGATCGACAGCTTGTGA